From Acidaminococcus timonensis, the proteins below share one genomic window:
- a CDS encoding excinuclease ABC subunit UvrA — MDAHNTKLPRCIEVRGARVHNLKNIDVDIPLHQIVGIAGVSGSGKSSLALGILYGEGSRRYLESLSTYTRRRMTQAERAEVEEVRYVPAALALRQRPGVPGIRSTFGTLSELSNSLRLMFSRLASHRCPNGHYCPPSLAVAAMQEITCPVCGAKFYGPGAEDLAFNSRGACPTCGGTGVIRTVDESTLITDENLSIDEGAVAVWGTLMWSLMKDVCREMGVRTNVPYKDLTDQEKDIVLHGPMVKKHIHYMNEKSHQMGELDFTYYSAVNTVKNALAKVKDEKGMKRVDKYLKEGECPDCHGTRMSEATRAPRLRGIGLDQASAMPLADLVEWVKGVPSTLPEAMVPMAGSICEAFLDTAKRLLDLGLGYLSPDRAAATLSTGERQRVQLARAVRNRTTGVLYVLDEPSIGLHPYNLKGLTGVMDDLIADGNSVVLVDHDTQVLLHADHLVEMGPEAGAGGGQVIAQGTVQELEHTPHSLIGPYLAEEQRLERASRTVRQRECRRLRPVIPEKELFDRGTLHLVTDRIHTVQPLDVRIPQGRMTVVTGVSGSGKTTMVLESLIPALTAHIQGAPLPAHVKSIQAEGIRQVKLIDATPIGINVRSTVATYAGVHAELRKAYARLALSREKGYRAGDFSYNTGKLRCPTCDGTGQITLDVQFLPDVDIPCPDCHGSRYGREAYGLLRKAGDGKAYSLPELMNLSVDQVLAACGGLSLVQKRLQVLHDLGLGYLTLGEETPGLSGGEAQRLKLASEMGKGQKDSVFVFDEPTIGLHPRDVETLLQVFQGLIDFGATVVVIEHDLDVIRNADYLIDLGPGGGQAGGRIVAQGTREAIRNCPESITGRYI; from the coding sequence ATGGACGCACACAATACGAAACTGCCCCGCTGCATCGAGGTCCGGGGCGCCAGGGTCCACAATCTGAAAAACATCGACGTGGATATCCCGTTGCATCAAATCGTGGGCATTGCCGGTGTTTCCGGTTCCGGTAAATCATCACTGGCATTGGGAATCCTTTATGGGGAGGGGTCCCGGCGGTATCTGGAGTCTCTTTCCACCTATACCCGCCGGCGGATGACCCAGGCAGAACGGGCGGAGGTGGAGGAGGTCCGGTATGTGCCGGCGGCCCTGGCCCTGCGGCAGCGTCCCGGTGTACCGGGCATCCGTTCTACCTTCGGGACGCTGTCAGAGCTGTCCAACTCCCTGCGTCTGATGTTCTCCCGTCTGGCCAGCCACCGCTGTCCCAACGGCCACTACTGCCCTCCTTCCCTGGCCGTGGCGGCTATGCAGGAAATCACCTGTCCCGTATGCGGGGCCAAATTTTACGGACCGGGGGCGGAGGATCTGGCGTTCAATTCCCGGGGAGCCTGTCCCACCTGTGGAGGTACGGGGGTTATCCGTACCGTGGACGAATCCACCCTGATCACCGATGAAAATCTGTCCATCGATGAGGGGGCCGTGGCGGTGTGGGGCACCCTCATGTGGTCCCTGATGAAGGATGTATGCCGGGAGATGGGCGTGCGCACTAATGTACCCTACAAGGACCTGACGGATCAGGAAAAGGACATTGTCCTCCACGGCCCCATGGTGAAAAAGCATATCCACTATATGAACGAAAAATCCCATCAGATGGGAGAACTGGATTTCACCTATTACAGTGCCGTGAATACGGTGAAGAATGCGCTGGCCAAGGTGAAGGATGAAAAAGGCATGAAACGGGTGGACAAATACCTGAAAGAAGGAGAATGTCCTGACTGCCATGGCACCCGTATGAGTGAAGCCACCCGGGCACCTCGGCTGCGGGGCATTGGCCTGGACCAGGCATCGGCCATGCCCCTGGCTGATCTGGTGGAATGGGTGAAGGGGGTGCCTTCCACCCTGCCGGAAGCCATGGTTCCCATGGCCGGGAGTATCTGTGAAGCCTTCCTGGATACGGCGAAACGGCTGCTTGACCTGGGACTGGGGTATCTTTCCCCGGATCGGGCGGCTGCCACCCTTTCCACCGGGGAGCGGCAGCGGGTGCAGCTGGCCAGGGCCGTACGGAACCGGACCACAGGGGTACTCTATGTCCTGGATGAGCCATCCATTGGTCTCCATCCCTATAACCTGAAGGGGCTGACCGGGGTCATGGATGATCTGATCGCTGACGGCAATTCTGTGGTGCTGGTGGATCATGACACCCAGGTGCTGCTCCATGCCGATCATCTGGTGGAAATGGGGCCGGAGGCCGGAGCCGGCGGAGGGCAGGTGATCGCCCAGGGGACGGTCCAGGAACTGGAGCATACGCCCCATTCGCTGATCGGTCCCTATCTGGCGGAAGAGCAGCGCCTGGAAAGGGCTTCCAGGACGGTTCGGCAGCGGGAATGCCGGCGGCTGCGGCCGGTGATCCCGGAAAAGGAGCTGTTCGACCGGGGCACCCTCCATCTGGTTACGGACCGGATCCATACGGTGCAGCCTCTGGATGTGCGGATCCCCCAGGGACGTATGACAGTGGTGACCGGGGTATCCGGATCCGGCAAGACCACCATGGTCCTGGAGAGCCTGATCCCGGCCCTGACCGCCCATATCCAGGGCGCGCCGCTGCCTGCTCATGTAAAGTCCATCCAGGCAGAGGGCATCCGTCAGGTGAAACTCATCGACGCGACTCCCATCGGCATCAATGTACGCTCTACCGTGGCCACCTATGCAGGTGTCCATGCGGAACTGCGCAAGGCCTATGCCCGTCTGGCCCTTTCCCGGGAGAAAGGGTACAGGGCCGGAGACTTTTCCTACAATACGGGAAAGCTGCGCTGTCCCACCTGTGACGGCACCGGCCAGATCACCCTGGACGTGCAGTTCCTGCCCGATGTGGATATTCCCTGCCCGGACTGCCACGGGTCCCGCTATGGACGGGAAGCGTACGGACTTTTACGGAAGGCCGGGGACGGAAAGGCATACAGCCTTCCGGAACTGATGAATCTGAGCGTGGACCAGGTGCTGGCAGCCTGTGGCGGTCTTTCCCTGGTACAGAAACGACTGCAGGTGCTCCATGACCTGGGACTGGGATATCTGACCCTGGGTGAGGAAACGCCCGGCCTTTCCGGCGGGGAAGCCCAGCGGCTGAAACTGGCCAGCGAAATGGGCAAGGGCCAGAAGGATTCAGTGTTCGTGTTCGACGAACCCACCATCGGGCTCCATCCCCGGGATGTGGAGACCCTGCTGCAGGTGTTCCAGGGGCTGATCGATTTCGGGGCTACCGTGGTGGTCATCGAGCACGACCTGGATGTGATCCGCAATGCTGATTACCTGATCGATCTGGGGCCCGGCGGTGGGCAGGCCGGTGGCCGGATCGTGGCCCAGGGAACCCGGGAGGCCATCCGGAACTGTCCGGAAAGCATTACAGGAAGATATATCTGA
- a CDS encoding CvfB family protein gives MRKEHGPVTVKTVGRYRVGDVCDMTVARLGEAGAFLDAGTGNTSDDILLHQHQQTHPVKVGDRVKVYLYLDAKGRMTASMKLPKMREGQLGYVKVLSVTRQGGFVDIGAERGVFLPYSEMRGHVSPDQLVWVKLYRDKSGRQAVTMRVEDDMVRASVPAKDVKVGDELTGTVYNILPEGFFLLTTQRYLAFIHRSEVPGGRLDFGQKVTGRVTFVREDGRVDMSLREVKEKAMVTDSERILALLEKRQGTMPYSDATPPEIIKDAFGISKAAFKRALGRLMKEGKIVQKDGWTSLKK, from the coding sequence ATGAGGAAAGAGCATGGACCGGTAACGGTCAAGACGGTGGGACGCTACCGGGTGGGGGATGTGTGTGACATGACCGTGGCCCGGCTGGGCGAAGCCGGGGCATTCCTGGACGCCGGTACGGGCAATACCTCCGACGATATCCTGCTCCACCAGCATCAGCAGACCCATCCGGTGAAAGTGGGGGACAGGGTAAAGGTGTACCTGTACCTGGATGCCAAGGGACGGATGACGGCCAGCATGAAGCTGCCCAAAATGCGGGAAGGGCAGCTGGGGTATGTAAAGGTGCTGTCGGTGACCCGGCAGGGCGGTTTCGTGGATATCGGAGCCGAACGGGGCGTGTTCCTGCCCTACAGCGAAATGCGGGGCCACGTTTCTCCCGATCAGCTGGTCTGGGTGAAGCTGTACCGGGATAAAAGCGGCCGCCAGGCTGTGACCATGCGGGTAGAGGACGATATGGTGCGGGCTTCCGTACCGGCGAAGGACGTGAAGGTGGGGGACGAACTTACGGGCACGGTGTACAACATCCTGCCGGAAGGGTTCTTCCTGCTGACTACCCAGCGGTATCTGGCCTTCATCCACCGCAGCGAAGTGCCCGGCGGGCGCCTGGATTTCGGTCAGAAGGTCACCGGCCGGGTCACCTTTGTCCGGGAAGACGGGCGGGTGGACATGAGCCTGCGGGAAGTGAAGGAAAAGGCCATGGTGACGGACAGTGAGCGGATCCTGGCCCTCCTGGAAAAACGCCAGGGCACCATGCCCTACAGCGATGCCACGCCCCCGGAAATCATCAAAGATGCTTTTGGCATCTCCAAAGCTGCGTTCAAGCGGGCCCTGGGGCGGCTGATGAAAGAAGGAAAGATCGTCCAGAAGGACGGCTGGACCAGTTTGAAGAAATAA
- the rsfS gene encoding ribosome silencing factor produces MTGKELANKIAAAAADKKARDILLLNMEGLSSVTDYFMICSAPSTTQVRAIADGIEDKLAQEGKLPAHKEGYSEGNWVLLDYGDCVAHVFQESQRNFYNLEQLWADAPSEAYTEPEA; encoded by the coding sequence ATGACGGGTAAAGAACTGGCCAACAAGATTGCAGCTGCGGCTGCGGACAAGAAAGCACGGGATATCCTGCTGCTGAACATGGAAGGACTGTCTTCCGTGACGGATTATTTCATGATCTGTTCGGCTCCCAGCACCACCCAGGTGCGGGCCATCGCCGACGGCATTGAAGACAAGCTGGCCCAGGAAGGCAAGCTGCCCGCCCATAAGGAAGGGTACAGCGAAGGCAACTGGGTGCTGCTGGACTACGGTGACTGCGTAGCCCATGTGTTCCAGGAATCCCAGCGGAATTTCTACAATCTGGAACAGCTGTGGGCGGACGCTCCCAGCGAAGCTTACACGGAGCCGGAAGCATGA
- a CDS encoding LCP family protein, with product MTEPKKTGGRRYKKRLRKGRLFFSLVLICLLMGSCFAAGMRIYNRFFRPRAQVADTKENSLTTEGFSRRINVLLLGTDDGDSEDFGTDAPKRTDAMLLVSFDPQNDQVSVLSLPRDTRVTIPGRRGHDKINAAYAYGGVPLARKTVSNLLQVPINHYMQVDWKGFIKVVDMLGGVDLDVEQDMDYEDPYADLKIHLKKGKQHLNGEKAGEYVRFRHDEMGDIGRVKRQQKFMKALAKQAFTVTNMVKLPMIIGTATEYVKTDMDFIQMVKAANCLRLFGDGGVKSASLKGDFGDIGGVSYWVTTPSKIAATLDELKIPHKRIPSI from the coding sequence ATGACTGAACCAAAGAAGACAGGGGGACGGCGCTACAAGAAACGGCTGCGAAAGGGACGGCTGTTCTTTTCCCTGGTGCTGATCTGCCTTTTGATGGGCAGCTGCTTCGCCGCCGGTATGCGGATCTATAACCGGTTCTTCCGGCCCCGGGCCCAGGTAGCAGATACGAAAGAGAACAGCCTGACCACCGAAGGGTTTTCCCGGCGGATCAATGTACTGCTTCTGGGAACCGACGACGGGGACAGTGAAGATTTTGGCACCGATGCGCCCAAGCGGACCGATGCCATGCTGCTGGTAAGCTTCGATCCCCAGAATGACCAGGTCTCTGTGCTGAGCCTGCCCCGGGATACCCGGGTGACCATCCCCGGCCGCCGGGGCCACGACAAGATCAATGCGGCCTATGCGTATGGGGGCGTTCCTCTGGCCCGGAAAACCGTCAGCAATCTGCTGCAGGTGCCCATCAACCACTACATGCAGGTGGATTGGAAAGGCTTCATCAAGGTGGTGGATATGCTGGGCGGTGTGGACCTGGACGTGGAACAGGATATGGACTACGAGGATCCCTATGCAGATTTGAAAATCCATCTGAAAAAGGGAAAACAGCACCTGAATGGAGAAAAGGCCGGAGAATACGTCCGGTTCCGGCATGACGAAATGGGCGATATCGGCCGGGTGAAACGGCAGCAGAAATTCATGAAGGCCCTGGCCAAACAGGCCTTTACGGTGACCAACATGGTGAAACTGCCCATGATCATCGGAACGGCCACTGAATATGTGAAAACGGATATGGACTTCATCCAGATGGTGAAGGCGGCCAACTGCCTGCGGCTCTTTGGAGACGGCGGCGTGAAAAGCGCCAGCCTGAAGGGCGATTTCGGAGACATCGGCGGGGTCAGTTACTGGGTGACCACCCCCTCCAAGATTGCTGCGACCCTGGACGAGCTCAAGATCCCTCATAAAAGGATTCCCAGTATCTGA
- the yqeK gene encoding bis(5'-nucleosyl)-tetraphosphatase (symmetrical) YqeK — protein MELEEMQARLEKELPAKRFHHTVAVSQTAVELAKLYGVDEKKAAIAGMLHDSGRQIPKKDFIAKAAELGIQLDPVEKAQPILIHAKLGAYYAEHEFGVTDPDILSSIRYHTTGAAHMSPLAMVIYLADLIEPHRDFEGVDTLRQQVRQGLEFGMLKAYAHTMAYLLDQGQLIHPDCLAGYNELIMEQKANQQ, from the coding sequence ATGGAACTTGAGGAAATGCAGGCCCGGCTGGAAAAAGAATTGCCGGCCAAACGCTTCCACCATACGGTGGCAGTGAGCCAGACCGCTGTGGAGCTGGCGAAGCTGTACGGCGTGGATGAAAAGAAGGCGGCCATCGCAGGCATGCTCCACGACAGCGGGCGGCAGATCCCCAAAAAGGATTTTATCGCCAAGGCGGCGGAACTGGGCATCCAGCTGGACCCGGTGGAAAAAGCCCAGCCCATCCTGATCCATGCCAAACTGGGCGCCTACTATGCCGAGCATGAATTCGGTGTCACTGACCCGGACATCCTGTCCAGTATCCGGTACCATACCACCGGGGCCGCCCATATGAGCCCTCTTGCCATGGTGATCTACCTGGCCGATCTGATCGAACCCCACCGGGACTTTGAAGGGGTGGATACCCTGCGGCAGCAGGTGCGCCAGGGCCTGGAATTCGGCATGCTGAAAGCCTACGCCCATACCATGGCCTATCTGCTGGACCAGGGGCAGCTGATCCATCCCGACTGCCTGGCCGGATACAACGAACTGATCATGGAACAGAAAGCCAACCAACAATAA
- the nadD gene encoding nicotinate-nucleotide adenylyltransferase: MGRQRLGILGGTFDPIHNGHLMIARAMQEQLHLDRVLFIPDYIPPHKRGWHCSPSADRLAMTLLATEDNPLYTVSDMELRRGGVSYTSDTLRQLYRRWHRLYDLYFLIGADSAEQLPTWHNIREAMEYATFAAAARPGFAPQKEAVSARLARQGLTRLCWVDTPELDLSSTEIRKKVRRGESIANLVPKAVAEYIEQRDLYRK; encoded by the coding sequence ATGGGCCGTCAGCGGCTGGGCATCCTGGGCGGGACCTTCGATCCCATCCACAACGGGCATTTGATGATCGCCCGGGCCATGCAGGAGCAGCTGCACCTGGACCGGGTGCTGTTCATTCCGGATTATATCCCTCCCCACAAACGGGGCTGGCACTGCTCCCCTTCGGCGGACCGGCTGGCCATGACGCTGCTGGCGACGGAGGACAACCCTCTGTACACCGTTTCCGATATGGAACTGCGGCGGGGCGGGGTCTCCTACACCAGCGATACCCTGCGCCAGCTGTACCGGCGCTGGCACCGGCTGTACGATCTGTACTTTTTGATCGGCGCCGATTCGGCGGAACAGCTTCCCACCTGGCACAATATCCGGGAAGCCATGGAGTACGCCACGTTTGCGGCAGCGGCCCGGCCCGGGTTTGCTCCGCAGAAAGAAGCGGTCAGTGCCAGGCTGGCCCGGCAGGGACTCACCCGGTTGTGCTGGGTGGATACACCGGAGCTGGACCTTTCTTCCACGGAAATCCGGAAGAAGGTCCGCCGGGGCGAATCGATTGCGAACCTGGTACCCAAGGCAGTAGCGGAATACATCGAACAGAGAGACCTCTACCGCAAGTAG
- a CDS encoding histidinol-phosphatase HisJ family protein, with product MLFDTHTHADYSCDAEQTIGEAAEAAHNLGLGIILTEHWDRYYPSYPESFLFDIADYFKHNTPLRSATVLLGIEVGLQPKAIAEDKAMVKQYPFDEVVGSMHCFDGLDMYEPDTYKGLSKDEAVRRYLEDSVRCLEMEPDFDSYGHIDYICRYMPYEDPNLYYSDHPELWDRVFQLLIDQDKAIEINTRRLGNPAVVPPLVELYKRFHELGGKYATLGSDAHYKEHVGRDFAVGQKIAEAAGLELVYFKGRKRIVCP from the coding sequence ATGCTGTTCGATACCCATACCCATGCAGATTATTCCTGCGATGCGGAGCAGACCATCGGGGAAGCGGCGGAGGCGGCCCACAACCTGGGCCTGGGGATCATCCTGACAGAACATTGGGACCGGTATTATCCCTCCTACCCGGAAAGCTTCCTGTTCGACATCGCCGATTATTTCAAACACAATACTCCCTTGCGCAGCGCTACGGTGCTGCTGGGCATCGAGGTGGGGCTGCAGCCCAAAGCCATTGCCGAAGACAAGGCCATGGTGAAGCAGTATCCCTTCGATGAAGTGGTGGGGTCCATGCACTGCTTCGACGGGCTGGACATGTATGAACCGGATACCTACAAGGGCCTCTCCAAGGACGAGGCCGTGCGCCGGTATCTGGAGGATTCTGTCCGGTGCCTGGAGATGGAGCCGGATTTCGACTCTTACGGGCACATCGATTACATCTGCCGGTACATGCCCTATGAGGACCCCAATCTGTACTACAGCGACCATCCGGAGCTGTGGGACAGGGTGTTCCAGCTGCTGATCGATCAGGACAAGGCCATCGAGATCAACACGAGACGGCTGGGGAATCCGGCGGTGGTGCCGCCTCTGGTGGAGCTGTACAAGCGGTTCCACGAACTGGGTGGAAAGTATGCCACCTTGGGCAGCGACGCCCACTACAAAGAGCATGTGGGCCGGGACTTCGCCGTGGGGCAGAAGATTGCCGAAGCGGCCGGTCTGGAGCTGGTTTATTTCAAGGGACGTAAACGCATTGTTTGTCCATAA
- the ychF gene encoding redox-regulated ATPase YchF: MSSTNLEMGIVGLPNVGKSTLFNAITKAGAEAANYPFCTIEPNVGVVDVPDPRLDVLAKMFHSKKIVPAGMKFVDIAGLVKGASKGEGLGNKFLSHIRQTDAIAEVVRCFEDGNITHVEGSIDPVRDVEIINTELCLADLESVEKQLTKAQKLIKAGDKKAAAKAALLQKISDNLSEGIPVRRLELTDDDKENLKELDLLTSKPILYVANVAEEEAADWSGNKYVKALEDYAAKENAQVIVISAKVEEEIAQLPKDEAKEYLEMEGLTEAGLDRLIKAGFKLLGLQTFLTAGEMESRAWTIVAGSTAPKAAGKIHTDFEKGFIRAEIVSYDDLVKCGSKQAAKEKGLVRLEGKDYIMQDGDVVEFRFNV; this comes from the coding sequence ATGAGTTCAACCAATCTGGAAATGGGTATCGTAGGCCTGCCCAACGTAGGCAAAAGCACCCTGTTCAACGCCATCACCAAGGCAGGGGCCGAAGCGGCCAACTATCCTTTCTGTACCATAGAGCCCAATGTGGGTGTGGTCGACGTTCCCGATCCCCGTCTGGACGTACTGGCCAAAATGTTCCATTCCAAAAAGATTGTCCCCGCCGGGATGAAATTCGTGGACATCGCCGGTCTGGTAAAGGGAGCCAGCAAGGGGGAAGGCCTGGGAAACAAATTCCTGAGCCACATCCGGCAGACCGATGCCATCGCGGAAGTGGTACGCTGTTTTGAAGACGGCAATATCACCCACGTGGAAGGCTCCATCGACCCGGTCCGTGACGTGGAGATCATCAACACGGAACTGTGCCTGGCCGACCTGGAAAGCGTGGAAAAACAGCTGACCAAGGCCCAGAAGCTGATCAAAGCCGGGGACAAGAAGGCAGCAGCCAAGGCTGCCCTGCTCCAGAAGATCTCCGACAACCTGAGCGAAGGCATCCCCGTGCGCCGGCTGGAACTGACGGACGACGACAAGGAGAACCTGAAGGAACTGGATCTCCTCACCAGCAAGCCCATCCTGTACGTGGCCAACGTGGCGGAAGAAGAAGCCGCCGACTGGTCCGGCAACAAATACGTGAAGGCCCTGGAAGATTACGCCGCCAAGGAAAACGCCCAGGTGATCGTGATCTCCGCCAAGGTGGAAGAAGAAATCGCCCAGCTGCCCAAGGACGAAGCCAAGGAATACCTGGAAATGGAAGGGCTGACGGAAGCCGGCCTGGACCGGCTGATCAAAGCCGGGTTCAAACTGCTGGGCCTGCAGACGTTCCTGACCGCCGGGGAAATGGAATCCCGGGCCTGGACCATCGTGGCCGGTTCCACGGCGCCCAAGGCTGCCGGCAAGATCCATACGGACTTTGAAAAAGGTTTCATCCGGGCCGAGATCGTTTCCTACGACGACCTGGTGAAATGCGGGTCCAAACAAGCTGCCAAGGAAAAAGGCCTGGTACGCCTGGAAGGCAAGGACTACATCATGCAGGACGGGGATGTAGTGGAATTCCGCTTCAACGTGTAA
- a CDS encoding MupG family TIM beta-alpha barrel fold protein, with product MTVHKGISLYPGLGMSLEEMLQRLEEAAGLGVDRLFLSFHIPETDPAAFECQVAPLLARARALGLAAVGDLVPGKPVPDNLPCLRLDDGFTPDRVAELQRDYPDRTLVLNASAVTESQLEALQQAQVDFGRVEALHNFYPHPHTGISVPYFLKQNALLRRYGIPSGAFVASQAGKRGPLHEGLPTLEQDRHRSVSIGARQLAALGADTLYIGDDGPSSEEVEALCRLEEGVLELTLEVFQWRPCHDILATHVYETRPEEAEEVIRTVNSRALWKGVDIPEIPFRRCHPGDVTLDNGRYGRYAGELEICKTELPADKRVDVLGRIPAAEQFLLQYLTGGKKFRFHPVKIQ from the coding sequence ATGACAGTACACAAAGGGATTTCTTTGTATCCGGGGCTGGGCATGAGCCTGGAGGAGATGCTGCAGCGGCTGGAGGAGGCCGCCGGGCTGGGGGTGGACCGGCTGTTCCTTTCCTTCCACATCCCGGAGACGGATCCGGCTGCGTTTGAATGCCAGGTGGCACCTCTCCTGGCCCGGGCCAGGGCCCTGGGGCTTGCTGCGGTGGGAGACCTGGTACCCGGCAAACCGGTACCGGACAACCTGCCCTGTCTGCGGCTGGATGATGGCTTTACTCCGGACAGGGTGGCGGAGTTGCAGCGTGATTATCCGGACCGGACCCTGGTGCTGAATGCCTCGGCAGTGACGGAAAGCCAATTGGAAGCCCTGCAGCAGGCCCAGGTGGATTTTGGCCGGGTGGAAGCCCTCCACAATTTTTATCCCCATCCCCATACGGGGATTTCCGTGCCTTACTTTTTGAAACAGAATGCCCTGCTGCGCCGGTACGGGATCCCTTCTGGCGCTTTTGTGGCCAGCCAGGCCGGGAAACGGGGACCCCTGCACGAAGGGCTGCCCACCCTGGAGCAGGACCGGCACCGCAGTGTCTCCATCGGGGCCCGGCAGCTGGCCGCCCTGGGTGCAGACACCCTCTACATCGGTGACGACGGCCCCAGCTCGGAAGAGGTAGAGGCACTGTGCCGGCTGGAGGAAGGGGTGCTGGAACTGACCCTGGAAGTGTTCCAGTGGCGGCCCTGCCATGACATCCTGGCCACCCATGTGTATGAGACCCGGCCGGAGGAGGCGGAAGAGGTGATCCGCACGGTCAACAGCCGGGCTCTGTGGAAAGGGGTGGATATCCCTGAAATCCCCTTCCGGCGCTGCCATCCGGGAGATGTGACGCTGGATAATGGCCGGTATGGACGCTACGCCGGAGAACTGGAAATCTGCAAGACGGAACTGCCGGCGGACAAACGGGTGGATGTGCTGGGCCGGATCCCGGCCGCTGAACAGTTTTTGCTGCAGTATCTGACCGGCGGAAAGAAATTCCGCTTCCACCCGGTCAAGATCCAGTAA
- a CDS encoding HTH domain-containing protein, giving the protein MSRKLFTEEQIAALRQNPYVYSVSRSTLVLRKSFKEIFYTEYMEGVYPKDIFKKYGFDPAVLGERRIGGALQHIKEEYAKYGCFYEGRRPADRSDTAAKVKHEDDIKALRHEVEYLRQEVEYLKKISAIKNTKR; this is encoded by the coding sequence ATGAGCAGAAAACTTTTTACTGAGGAGCAGATTGCAGCGTTGCGCCAGAACCCTTATGTGTATAGCGTAAGCCGCTCTACCCTGGTCCTGAGGAAGTCCTTTAAAGAAATCTTTTACACCGAATATATGGAAGGAGTCTATCCCAAAGACATCTTCAAAAAATACGGCTTTGACCCTGCTGTGCTGGGCGAAAGACGCATTGGCGGTGCTCTCCAGCATATCAAAGAGGAATATGCCAAATATGGCTGTTTCTATGAAGGCAGGAGACCCGCCGACAGGTCTGACACCGCCGCCAAGGTCAAGCATGAAGATGACATTAAGGCCCTCAGACATGAAGTTGAATACTTGCGGCAGGAAGTGGAATATTTAAAAAAAATTTCCGCGATCAAGAACACAAAAAGGTAG
- a CDS encoding IS3 family transposase — translation MNDSSCVFEIIEKTVSTSENRLSISSLCKMAGVSRSGYYAWVKAEAFRQAQEEQDRKDFELILAAYKRRGYKKGARSIYMELLHMDPPVIMNVKKIRRLMKKFHLLCPIRKANPYRQLVKALKTNTVADNLLQRQFEDYGPRMVLLTDITYLPYNGIFAYLSTILDAYTKQILAYVLSNSLEMDFVVETVNNLIRDHGVSLHAETIVHSDQGCHYTSHSFIDILHDKDLRQSMSRRGNCWDNAPQESFFGRMKDHVKKKIAAAVSFGEVKAIVDDYMDYYNNDRYQWELAKLSPNEFYQFVTTGVYPLDIPKMPEVPTLKRRACELGNQLTS, via the coding sequence ATGAACGATTCCTCTTGTGTGTTCGAAATCATAGAAAAGACGGTAAGTACCAGCGAGAACAGACTTTCCATCAGCAGTTTATGCAAGATGGCAGGCGTGTCCCGAAGCGGTTATTATGCCTGGGTGAAGGCGGAAGCATTTCGGCAGGCCCAGGAAGAACAGGACCGCAAGGACTTTGAACTGATCCTTGCCGCTTACAAAAGACGAGGGTACAAGAAGGGCGCCCGCAGCATCTATATGGAGCTGCTCCACATGGATCCGCCCGTCATTATGAATGTGAAGAAAATCCGTCGTCTGATGAAAAAGTTCCACCTGCTTTGCCCCATCAGGAAGGCGAATCCCTATCGGCAGCTGGTGAAAGCCCTGAAGACCAATACGGTGGCCGATAACTTGCTGCAGCGCCAGTTTGAGGACTATGGCCCTCGCATGGTACTGCTGACAGATATTACGTACCTTCCTTACAATGGGATCTTTGCTTATCTTTCTACCATATTGGATGCCTATACCAAGCAGATTCTGGCGTATGTCCTCAGCAATTCTTTGGAGATGGATTTCGTGGTAGAAACGGTGAACAACCTGATTCGAGATCACGGCGTCTCACTGCATGCTGAAACCATCGTGCATTCTGACCAGGGTTGCCATTATACGAGTCACAGCTTCATTGATATCCTCCATGACAAGGATCTCAGACAATCCATGTCACGGCGGGGGAATTGCTGGGACAATGCGCCGCAGGAAAGCTTCTTCGGCCGTATGAAAGACCATGTGAAAAAGAAAATTGCAGCAGCAGTGAGCTTTGGGGAGGTGAAGGCCATCGTAGATGATTACATGGATTATTACAACAACGATCGCTACCAGTGGGAACTGGCGAAACTGTCGCCAAACGAGTTCTACCAATTTGTAACAACAGGGGTTTATCCGCTCGATATTCCCAAGATGCCCGAGGTTCCTACATTGAAGCGGAGAGCCTGTGAGCTGGGGAACCAGCTCACCTCATAA